A genome region from Manihot esculenta cultivar AM560-2 chromosome 5, M.esculenta_v8, whole genome shotgun sequence includes the following:
- the LOC110614705 gene encoding uncharacterized protein LOC110614705 isoform X2, translating to MSKHNLDTSSHKPPPLNALTNSFMTQNQLVDSLTAHISLYHSRSLPPNLNSNPNPRSSILKWFSSLSVHQRQAHLTTVDYKFTQLLIQMLGKVRTHGHGRFIILPDLPSTDLPSLCYKKSRGLLSRTAQSNESERLIFDSTRLFGSKEGEKIEECSCSIKCLDSVTVSEALVENVDKFVEAMDEVSNGGFLRGEESELGSDWVELEWLKAKGYYSIEAFVANRLEVALRLAWMNCSNCKKRGVKLKEKVTASGASANVFWRKKGCVDWWLNLDAETRRKFLTLTLGKAAKSLTLEIVKEASSALEDEMWMFKTGAEQPLTYIYAESMPQAVQKLSDDAEFGSPITSALPSGKAASLANLFNSLFVVRDLVTLILPGQHSEFDISKVFFSTLGSVSSISDCILRKVRALVMVISLDCTKLELLGEGNFKCLTSKPKEKLSAGSRKKKGKTHNMKKLNPAPGTVAKESSSGKSLKDTESTLAYSEKLDSSEFNESPNVPHGKEIHRDILSSAEHSQGLVLGKGRTAIRKNKKGKNKNKNASLNNLVEVRNSEGSAAKAPCLSVLSSDEHAKHGRLSDSSFIQNASNDNLFGDVTFALNMRLSSSDNLSSEEGIDTQSVQEDYFVGCNGGICHTGSEHQQSSNSLIEDETIPSRVEIVNVNMENNLTSHLVPVQELDTVSSNDDVNFKNQKAKAKSNLAEKSVETLSVKEESTLIQGQNKNFRDTRLTDPAECISYEWPSLTPVYFPSINSHLLPATDRLHLDVGHNWHNHIRQPFVPTVHQARNSPIESGYSRTLSRPLPMSLDWPPVVRSTYGLAPSMTCNYDSGFISRGQSVFQQSFTHNMPINAETGDDERKYSGDLIDASESTNAQEVMDEYESHWISEEELEVHAVSGIDYNQYFGGGVMYWNPSDYPGTGFSRPLSLSSDDSTWAWHEADINRAVDDMVAFSSSYSTNGLTSPTAASFCSPFDPLGPGHQALGYVVSGNEVPGKVLHSSSTATDTATEEDVTGSLANLSGDVEGKTGDSLPYPILPPIIIPTMSRERSRSDFKRSHDHKSPCVPPSRREQPRIKRPPSPVVLCVPRAPRPPPPSPVGDSRKHRGFPTVRSGSSSPRHWSMRGWYHEGSNLEEACVRMDGAEVVWPSWRNKNLSSRSMVQPLPGGLLQDHLIAMSQLARDQEHPDISFPLQTPESQNCPARKASLSLMHSLLHDEIDSFCKQVAAENMEKKPFINWAVKRVTRSLQVLWPRSRTNIFGSNATGLSLPTSDVDLVVCLPPVRNLEPIKEAGILEGRNGIKETCLQHAARYLANQEWVKNDSLKTVENTAIPIIMLVVEVPNDLINSASSNVQSPKEEQTRMTGEHENHVHSDIVGSEDSISPKCSQINDDSTKEVKSIRLDISFKSPSHTGLQTTELVKELTEQFPAATPLALVLKQFLADRSLDQSYSGGLSSYCLVLLITRFLQHEHHLGRAINQNWGSLLIDFLYFFGNVFDPRRMRISVQGSGVYINRERGYSIDPIHIDDPLFPTNNVGRNCFRIHQCTKAFSEAYSILENELASLPDDADACLKPPYRLLPKIIPSINSSQGI from the exons AACCGACCTTCCCAGCCTCTGCTACAAGAAGTCACGTGGCCTCTTGTCCCGAACCGCTCAGTCCAACGAGTCCGAACGCTTGATTTTCGACTCAACCCGGCTTTTCGGCTCCAAAGAAGGCGAGAAGATCGAAGAATGTTCTTGTTCGATTAAGTGCTTAGATTCGGTGACTGTGAGCGAAGCACTGGTGGAAAATGTGGACAAGTTTGTTGAGGCAATGGATGAGGTATCGAATGGAGGATTTTTAAGGGGAGAAGAGAGCGAATTGGGATCGGATTGGGTGGAATTGGAATGGTTAAAAGCTAAAGGTTATTATAGCATTGAGGCTTTTGTGGCAAATAGGTTAGAGGTGGCGTTGAGGCTAGCCTGGATGAATTGTAGTAATTGTAAGAAAAGAGGGGTTAAATTGAAGGAGAAAGTGACTGCTTCGGGTGCGTCTGCCAACGTATTTTGGAGGAAGAAGGGATGTGTCGATTGGTGGCTGAATTTGGATGCTGAAACGAGGAGGAAATTCTTGACTCTGACGCTGGGGAAAGCTGCAAAATCATTG ACACTTGAGATTGTGAAGGAGGCGAGTTCTGCGCTGGAGGATGAGATGTGGATGTTTAAAACTGGAGCAGAACAGCCATTGACGTACATTTATGCTGAGTCAATGCCACAAGCTGTTCAAAAACTCTCAGATGATGCAGAGTTTGGTTCACCAATTACATCTGCTTTGCCCTCTGGGAAAGCTGCTTCTTTGGCCAATCTATTTAATAGTTTATTCGTTGTTCGGGATCTTGTTACTTTGATATTACCAGGTCAGCATAGTGAGTTTGACATATCGAAGGTATTTTTTAGCACTTTGGGTTCAGTCAGTAGCATATCTGATTGCATATTAAGAAAAGTACGGGCACTTGTTATGGTTATTTCACTTGATTGCACAAAGCTTGAACTTCTTGGAGAGGGAAATTTCAAGTGTTTAACCAGTAAACCAAAGGAAAAGCTTAGTGCAGGTAGCCGTAAGAAAAAGGGGAAGACTCATAACATGAAAAAGCTAAATCCTGCTCCAGGGACAGTCGCAAAAGAGTCCTCTTCTGGCAAATCTTTGAAG GATACTGAATCTACACTGGCTTATTCTGAGAAGTTGGATTCGTCAGAGTTCAATGAGTCGCCCAATGTACCTCATGGGAAGGAAATACACAGAGACATATTGTCTTCAGCA GAACACTCCCAAGGATTGGTGCTTGGAAAAGGGCGCACTGCTATAAGGAAgaacaaaaaaggaaaaaataaaaataaaaacgctAGCCTAAACAATCTGGTTGAAGTGAGAAATTCTGAAGGATCTGCAGCAAAAGCTCCCTGCTTGTCTGTTCTCTCTTCAGATGAGCATGCAAAGCATGGCAGATTATCAGATAGTTCATTCATCCAGAATGCATCAAATGATAATTTATTTGGTGATGTCACCTTTGCATTAAATATGAGGCTAAGTAGTTCTGATAATCTGTCCTCTGAGGAGGGGATTGATACCCAAAGCGTTCAAGAAGATTATTTTGTTGGGTGCAATGGGGGAATCTGCCATACGGGTTCAGAGCATCAGCAGTCCTCAAATAGCCTTATTGAGGATGAAACTATACCGTCCAGAGTAGAAATAGTAAACGTTAACATGGAGAATAACCTAACATCTCATTTAGTGCCTGTGCAGGAGCTTGACACTGTTTCAAGCAATGACGATGTCAATTTTAAGAACCAGAAAGCCAAGGCAAAATCAAATCTTGCTGAAAAATCAGTTGAAACTCTTAGTGTAAAAGAAGAATCTACCCTAATACAGGgacaaaataaaaactttagaGACACCAGGCTCACTGATCCTGCAGAATGCATTTCATATGAGTGGCCTAGTTTAACTCCTGTCTATTTTCCATCTATTAATTCGCATCTTCTACCTGCCACTGATAGATTGCATCTGGATGTTGGTCACAATTGGCATAATCACATTCGTCAGCCTTTTGTTCCCACAGTGCATCAAGCGAGAAATTCTCCCATTGAAAGTGGTTACAGCCGAACTCTGTCTCGACCATTGCCAATGAGTTTAGACTGGCCCCCAGTGGTTAGAAGCACTTATGGATTAGCACCATCCATGACATGTAATTATGATTCTGGATTTATATCAAGAGGCCAATCTGTGTTTCAGCAGAGTTTCACTCATAATATGCCAATTAATGCAGAGACTGGTGATGATGAGAGAAAGTATTCTGGGGATCTTATAGACGCATCTGAATCAACAAATGCACAGGAAGTGATGGATGAATATGAAAGCCACTGGATATCAGAGGAAGAATTGGAGGTGCATGCGGTTTCTGGGATAGATTATAATCAATATTTTGGTGGTGGTGTAATGTATTGGAATCCTTCTGATTACCCAGGGACAGGTTTCTCTCGACCTCTTTCTCTTAGTTCTGATGATAGCACATGGGCTTGGCATGAAGCTGACATCAATAGGGCCGTTGATGACATGGttgctttctcttcttcttataGTACTAATGGTTTGACTTCACCAACTGCTGCTTCTTTCTGTTCTCCTTTTGATCCTTTGGGCCCTGGACACCAGGCACTTGGTTATGTTGTATCAGGGAATGAAGTACCTGGCAAGGTTCTGCATTCTTCATCAACAGCAACAGACACGGCTACAGAAGAGGATGTTACTGGATCTTTGGCCAATTTGTCTGGTGATGTTGAAGGGAAGACAGGAGATTCACTTCCTTACCCCATATTGCCTCCCATCATCATTCCAACTATGTCGAGAGAAAGATCGAGATCTGATTTTAAGCGTAGCCATGATCATAAAAGCCCATGCGTTCCTCCTTCTAGGCGGGAACAACCTCGGATAAAGAGACCACCATCACCTGTAGTGCTTTGTGTTCCACGGGCTCCACGTCCACCACCCCCCTCGCCTGTGGGCGACTCTAGAAAACACCGGGGTTTTCCTACTGTTAGGTCTGGTAGCTCCAGCCCAAGACACTGGAGTATGAGAGGTTGGTACCATGAAGGAAGTAATTTGGAAGAAGCTTGTGTACGTATGGATGGTGCTGAAGTTGTTTGGCCTTCTTGGAGGAATAAAAATCTTTCATCTCGCTCAATGGTTCAGCCTCTCCCTGGGGGTTTGCTGCAAGACCATCTGATTGCCATGTCCCAATTAGCACGTGACCAGGAACAT CCAGATATATCATTTCCACTTCAAACACCTGAGTCACAGAACTGTCCAGCACGAAAGGCATCTCTTTCTTTGATGCACAGCCTACTCCATGATGAAATTGATTCTTTTTGCAAGCAG GTTGCTGCAGAAAATATGGAGAAGAAGCCTTTTATTAATTGGGCTGTCAAGCGGGTTACCAGATCTCTCCAAGTCCTATGGCCCAGGTCCAGAACAAACATCTTTGGATCAAATGCAACTGGTTTATCCCTTCCAACAAGTGATGTTGACCTTGTGGTTTGTCTTCCTCCAGTGAGGAACTTG GAACCTATCAAGGAGGCTGGGATTTTGGAGGGCCGAAATGGTATTAAAGAAACTTGTCTTCAG CATGCTGCAAGGTATCTTGCAAACCAAGAGTGGGTGAAAAATGATTCGCTGAAGACTGTGGAGAATACAGCT ATACCTATTATTATGCTTGTGGTGGAGGTTCCAAATGATCTGATCAACTCTGCCTCGTCTAATGTACAATCACCAAAGGAGGAGCAAACTCGTATGACAGGTGAACATGAAAACCATGTTCACTCTGATATAGTTGGTTCAGAAGACTCAATTTCACCAAAATGCTCACAAATTAATGATGATAGTACTAAGGAAGTGAAATCAATTCGTCTGGACATCAGCTTTAAGTCTCCATCACATACTGGGCTCCAAACTACAGAACTG GTAAAAGAGCTTACTGAGCAATTTCCAGCTGCAACACCTCTTGCTTTGGTACTAAAACAGTTCTTGGCAGATCGTAGCCTTGATCAGTCCTACTCTGGTGGCTTAAGTTCCTATTGCTTG GTGCTACTAATTACTCGTTTTCTGCAGCATGAGCATCATCTTGGACGGGCTATTAATCAA AACTGGGGAAGCCTTCTGATTGATTTTCTTTACTTCTTTGG GAATGTGTTTGATCCTCGCCGAATGCGTATCTCTGTTCAGGGAAGTGGAGTATATATAAATAGGGAAAGAGGTTATAG CATTGATCCAATACACATTGATGACCCTCTTTTTCCAACAAATAATGTGGGGAGAAATTGCTTTCGGATACATCAATGTACCAAG
- the LOC110614705 gene encoding uncharacterized protein LOC110614705 isoform X3, whose amino-acid sequence MSKHNLDTSSHKPPPLNALTNSFMTQNQLVDSLTAHISLYHSRSLPPNLNSNPNPRSSILKWFSSLSVHQRQAHLTTVDYKFTQLLIQMLGKVRTHGHGRFIILPDLPSTDLPSLCYKKSRGLLSRTAQSNESERLIFDSTRLFGSKEGEKIEECSCSIKCLDSVTVSEALVENVDKFVEAMDEVSNGGFLRGEESELGSDWVELEWLKAKGYYSIEAFVANRLEVALRLAWMNCSNCKKRGVKLKEKVTASGASANVFWRKKGCVDWWLNLDAETRRKFLTLTLGKAAKSLEASSALEDEMWMFKTGAEQPLTYIYAESMPQAVQKLSDDAEFGSPITSALPSGKAASLANLFNSLFVVRDLVTLILPGQHSEFDISKVFFSTLGSVSSISDCILRKVRALVMVISLDCTKLELLGEGNFKCLTSKPKEKLSAGSRKKKGKTHNMKKLNPAPGTVAKESSSGKSLKDTESTLAYSEKLDSSEFNESPNVPHGKEIHRDILSSAVEMEHSQGLVLGKGRTAIRKNKKGKNKNKNASLNNLVEVRNSEGSAAKAPCLSVLSSDEHAKHGRLSDSSFIQNASNDNLFGDVTFALNMRLSSSDNLSSEEGIDTQSVQEDYFVGCNGGICHTGSEHQQSSNSLIEDETIPSRVEIVNVNMENNLTSHLVPVQELDTVSSNDDVNFKNQKAKAKSNLAEKSVETLSVKEESTLIQGQNKNFRDTRLTDPAECISYEWPSLTPVYFPSINSHLLPATDRLHLDVGHNWHNHIRQPFVPTVHQARNSPIESGYSRTLSRPLPMSLDWPPVVRSTYGLAPSMTCNYDSGFISRGQSVFQQSFTHNMPINAETGDDERKYSGDLIDASESTNAQEVMDEYESHWISEEELEVHAVSGIDYNQYFGGGVMYWNPSDYPGTGFSRPLSLSSDDSTWAWHEADINRAVDDMVAFSSSYSTNGLTSPTAASFCSPFDPLGPGHQALGYVVSGNEVPGKVLHSSSTATDTATEEDVTGSLANLSGDVEGKTGDSLPYPILPPIIIPTMSRERSRSDFKRSHDHKSPCVPPSRREQPRIKRPPSPVVLCVPRAPRPPPPSPVGDSRKHRGFPTVRSGSSSPRHWSMRGWYHEGSNLEEACVRMDGAEVVWPSWRNKNLSSRSMVQPLPGGLLQDHLIAMSQLARDQEHPDISFPLQTPESQNCPARKASLSLMHSLLHDEIDSFCKQVAAENMEKKPFINWAVKRVTRSLQVLWPRSRTNIFGSNATGLSLPTSDVDLVVCLPPVRNLEPIKEAGILEGRNGIKETCLQHAARYLANQEWVKNDSLKTVENTAIPIIMLVVEVPNDLINSASSNVQSPKEEQTRMTGEHENHVHSDIVGSEDSISPKCSQINDDSTKEVKSIRLDISFKSPSHTGLQTTELVKELTEQFPAATPLALVLKQFLADRSLDQSYSGGLSSYCLVLLITRFLQHEHHLGRAINQNWGSLLIDFLYFFGNVFDPRRMRISVQGSGVYINRERGYSIDPIHIDDPLFPTNNVGRNCFRIHQCTKAFSEAYSILENELASLPDDADACLKPPYRLLPKIIPSINSSQGI is encoded by the exons AACCGACCTTCCCAGCCTCTGCTACAAGAAGTCACGTGGCCTCTTGTCCCGAACCGCTCAGTCCAACGAGTCCGAACGCTTGATTTTCGACTCAACCCGGCTTTTCGGCTCCAAAGAAGGCGAGAAGATCGAAGAATGTTCTTGTTCGATTAAGTGCTTAGATTCGGTGACTGTGAGCGAAGCACTGGTGGAAAATGTGGACAAGTTTGTTGAGGCAATGGATGAGGTATCGAATGGAGGATTTTTAAGGGGAGAAGAGAGCGAATTGGGATCGGATTGGGTGGAATTGGAATGGTTAAAAGCTAAAGGTTATTATAGCATTGAGGCTTTTGTGGCAAATAGGTTAGAGGTGGCGTTGAGGCTAGCCTGGATGAATTGTAGTAATTGTAAGAAAAGAGGGGTTAAATTGAAGGAGAAAGTGACTGCTTCGGGTGCGTCTGCCAACGTATTTTGGAGGAAGAAGGGATGTGTCGATTGGTGGCTGAATTTGGATGCTGAAACGAGGAGGAAATTCTTGACTCTGACGCTGGGGAAAGCTGCAAAATCATTG GAGGCGAGTTCTGCGCTGGAGGATGAGATGTGGATGTTTAAAACTGGAGCAGAACAGCCATTGACGTACATTTATGCTGAGTCAATGCCACAAGCTGTTCAAAAACTCTCAGATGATGCAGAGTTTGGTTCACCAATTACATCTGCTTTGCCCTCTGGGAAAGCTGCTTCTTTGGCCAATCTATTTAATAGTTTATTCGTTGTTCGGGATCTTGTTACTTTGATATTACCAGGTCAGCATAGTGAGTTTGACATATCGAAGGTATTTTTTAGCACTTTGGGTTCAGTCAGTAGCATATCTGATTGCATATTAAGAAAAGTACGGGCACTTGTTATGGTTATTTCACTTGATTGCACAAAGCTTGAACTTCTTGGAGAGGGAAATTTCAAGTGTTTAACCAGTAAACCAAAGGAAAAGCTTAGTGCAGGTAGCCGTAAGAAAAAGGGGAAGACTCATAACATGAAAAAGCTAAATCCTGCTCCAGGGACAGTCGCAAAAGAGTCCTCTTCTGGCAAATCTTTGAAG GATACTGAATCTACACTGGCTTATTCTGAGAAGTTGGATTCGTCAGAGTTCAATGAGTCGCCCAATGTACCTCATGGGAAGGAAATACACAGAGACATATTGTCTTCAGCAGTTGAGATG GAACACTCCCAAGGATTGGTGCTTGGAAAAGGGCGCACTGCTATAAGGAAgaacaaaaaaggaaaaaataaaaataaaaacgctAGCCTAAACAATCTGGTTGAAGTGAGAAATTCTGAAGGATCTGCAGCAAAAGCTCCCTGCTTGTCTGTTCTCTCTTCAGATGAGCATGCAAAGCATGGCAGATTATCAGATAGTTCATTCATCCAGAATGCATCAAATGATAATTTATTTGGTGATGTCACCTTTGCATTAAATATGAGGCTAAGTAGTTCTGATAATCTGTCCTCTGAGGAGGGGATTGATACCCAAAGCGTTCAAGAAGATTATTTTGTTGGGTGCAATGGGGGAATCTGCCATACGGGTTCAGAGCATCAGCAGTCCTCAAATAGCCTTATTGAGGATGAAACTATACCGTCCAGAGTAGAAATAGTAAACGTTAACATGGAGAATAACCTAACATCTCATTTAGTGCCTGTGCAGGAGCTTGACACTGTTTCAAGCAATGACGATGTCAATTTTAAGAACCAGAAAGCCAAGGCAAAATCAAATCTTGCTGAAAAATCAGTTGAAACTCTTAGTGTAAAAGAAGAATCTACCCTAATACAGGgacaaaataaaaactttagaGACACCAGGCTCACTGATCCTGCAGAATGCATTTCATATGAGTGGCCTAGTTTAACTCCTGTCTATTTTCCATCTATTAATTCGCATCTTCTACCTGCCACTGATAGATTGCATCTGGATGTTGGTCACAATTGGCATAATCACATTCGTCAGCCTTTTGTTCCCACAGTGCATCAAGCGAGAAATTCTCCCATTGAAAGTGGTTACAGCCGAACTCTGTCTCGACCATTGCCAATGAGTTTAGACTGGCCCCCAGTGGTTAGAAGCACTTATGGATTAGCACCATCCATGACATGTAATTATGATTCTGGATTTATATCAAGAGGCCAATCTGTGTTTCAGCAGAGTTTCACTCATAATATGCCAATTAATGCAGAGACTGGTGATGATGAGAGAAAGTATTCTGGGGATCTTATAGACGCATCTGAATCAACAAATGCACAGGAAGTGATGGATGAATATGAAAGCCACTGGATATCAGAGGAAGAATTGGAGGTGCATGCGGTTTCTGGGATAGATTATAATCAATATTTTGGTGGTGGTGTAATGTATTGGAATCCTTCTGATTACCCAGGGACAGGTTTCTCTCGACCTCTTTCTCTTAGTTCTGATGATAGCACATGGGCTTGGCATGAAGCTGACATCAATAGGGCCGTTGATGACATGGttgctttctcttcttcttataGTACTAATGGTTTGACTTCACCAACTGCTGCTTCTTTCTGTTCTCCTTTTGATCCTTTGGGCCCTGGACACCAGGCACTTGGTTATGTTGTATCAGGGAATGAAGTACCTGGCAAGGTTCTGCATTCTTCATCAACAGCAACAGACACGGCTACAGAAGAGGATGTTACTGGATCTTTGGCCAATTTGTCTGGTGATGTTGAAGGGAAGACAGGAGATTCACTTCCTTACCCCATATTGCCTCCCATCATCATTCCAACTATGTCGAGAGAAAGATCGAGATCTGATTTTAAGCGTAGCCATGATCATAAAAGCCCATGCGTTCCTCCTTCTAGGCGGGAACAACCTCGGATAAAGAGACCACCATCACCTGTAGTGCTTTGTGTTCCACGGGCTCCACGTCCACCACCCCCCTCGCCTGTGGGCGACTCTAGAAAACACCGGGGTTTTCCTACTGTTAGGTCTGGTAGCTCCAGCCCAAGACACTGGAGTATGAGAGGTTGGTACCATGAAGGAAGTAATTTGGAAGAAGCTTGTGTACGTATGGATGGTGCTGAAGTTGTTTGGCCTTCTTGGAGGAATAAAAATCTTTCATCTCGCTCAATGGTTCAGCCTCTCCCTGGGGGTTTGCTGCAAGACCATCTGATTGCCATGTCCCAATTAGCACGTGACCAGGAACAT CCAGATATATCATTTCCACTTCAAACACCTGAGTCACAGAACTGTCCAGCACGAAAGGCATCTCTTTCTTTGATGCACAGCCTACTCCATGATGAAATTGATTCTTTTTGCAAGCAG GTTGCTGCAGAAAATATGGAGAAGAAGCCTTTTATTAATTGGGCTGTCAAGCGGGTTACCAGATCTCTCCAAGTCCTATGGCCCAGGTCCAGAACAAACATCTTTGGATCAAATGCAACTGGTTTATCCCTTCCAACAAGTGATGTTGACCTTGTGGTTTGTCTTCCTCCAGTGAGGAACTTG GAACCTATCAAGGAGGCTGGGATTTTGGAGGGCCGAAATGGTATTAAAGAAACTTGTCTTCAG CATGCTGCAAGGTATCTTGCAAACCAAGAGTGGGTGAAAAATGATTCGCTGAAGACTGTGGAGAATACAGCT ATACCTATTATTATGCTTGTGGTGGAGGTTCCAAATGATCTGATCAACTCTGCCTCGTCTAATGTACAATCACCAAAGGAGGAGCAAACTCGTATGACAGGTGAACATGAAAACCATGTTCACTCTGATATAGTTGGTTCAGAAGACTCAATTTCACCAAAATGCTCACAAATTAATGATGATAGTACTAAGGAAGTGAAATCAATTCGTCTGGACATCAGCTTTAAGTCTCCATCACATACTGGGCTCCAAACTACAGAACTG GTAAAAGAGCTTACTGAGCAATTTCCAGCTGCAACACCTCTTGCTTTGGTACTAAAACAGTTCTTGGCAGATCGTAGCCTTGATCAGTCCTACTCTGGTGGCTTAAGTTCCTATTGCTTG GTGCTACTAATTACTCGTTTTCTGCAGCATGAGCATCATCTTGGACGGGCTATTAATCAA AACTGGGGAAGCCTTCTGATTGATTTTCTTTACTTCTTTGG GAATGTGTTTGATCCTCGCCGAATGCGTATCTCTGTTCAGGGAAGTGGAGTATATATAAATAGGGAAAGAGGTTATAG CATTGATCCAATACACATTGATGACCCTCTTTTTCCAACAAATAATGTGGGGAGAAATTGCTTTCGGATACATCAATGTACCAAG